In Anopheles gambiae chromosome 2, idAnoGambNW_F1_1, whole genome shotgun sequence, a single window of DNA contains:
- the LOC5667044 gene encoding uncharacterized protein LOC5667044 — MAFSCLRRWWCHRAFLVCLCWLAAQLFRPLDGAGNLLTSFEVQHGYIYPPAVTVAEGEVMHLRLLVPMQEGDRCLYREPGSPTDIDVHGGDNDSTRRRTNKLLRFGDAECSIRVNPVHRRDGGFWRLTLVRGTERIRGVTMVDVIERPAVPEIGAGGSASVSSFDEISPQRTEYCFVQRQSSMEGGGDGVVVPMYERCHLPLSETDPTGAGVWSVIAGVQGQMREMSYGIQIENKGEQIVTAVDKELDYHVLSCTLRYTKLTLKFCRFVRLADGLGLNVVPGIGTPHYGYIGAGFERNECGLEILGPEGLDKGTWKCLLGYGDEALTKVSGAIVDNSDTTPPLAIVGRDVAATAQNGTTASLLCNANQPIDYCWFRGPQGQFYSLSESLTHGDGAPYWYSGIALSMGECGITFATLVDGEHAGRWHCYVGNGHVSALEVSASFEVRISPSQIISPAGDWVEAVLGFPALLGCDSIPRGTPLQYCRFVTPAGEAFSLNENVTNERPVLGRFYSNPNHNLAKGSCSLVIAAVREEDFGQWICAGKIEGHPVEHIYGVLLHNRDYGGPSGGEDEDPTATGDGTLSAASISGMVVGAVAVVGGAVAVGYWQFRKRLHRQTVAANEEIQMRSMEERPRISVLSTSISEGSSSSNTNSQTAL; from the exons ATGGCCTTCTCCTGCCTCCGTCGTTGGTGGTGTCACCGGGCGTTTCTGGTCTGCCTTTGCTGGCTCGCAGCGCAACTGTTCCGGCCACTGGACGGGGCAGGAAATTTGCTCACAAGCTTCGAGGTGCAGCATGGCTACATCTATCCGCCGGCCGTAACGGTGGCGGAAGGGGAAGTGATGCATCTGCGCCTGCTCGTCCCGATGCAGGAGGGTGATCGGTGCCTGTACCGTGAGCCCGGCTCCCCTACCGACATCGATGTGCATGGAGGAGACAACGACTCGACCAGAAGAAGGACCAACAAATTGCTCCGTTTCGGTGACGCAGAGTGCAGCATACGGGTGAATCCGGTGCATCGGCGTGATGGCGGTTTTTGGCGATTGACGCTTGTGCGCGGGACGGAGCGCATCCGGGGCGTCACGATGGTGGATGTGATTGAGCGTCCGGCCGTGCCGGAAATTGGTGCTGGCGGCAGTGCGTCCGTCAGCTCGTTCGATGAGATCAGTCCGCAGCGTACCGAGTACTGTTTCGTGCAGCGACAGAGCAGTATGGAGGGCGGTGGCGATGGTGTGGTGGTGCCAATGTACGAACGGTGCCATCTGCCGCTGAGCGAAACCGACCCAACCGGGGCCGGGGTGTGGAGTGTCATTGCCGGCGTGCAGGGACAGATGCGCGAGATGAGCTACGGAATACAGATCGAGAATAAAG GGGAACAAATCGTCACTGCGGTCGACAAAGAGCTCGACTATCATGTGCTCTCCTGCACGCTGCGCTACACCAAGCTGACGCTAAAGTTCTGTCGCTTCGTACGGCTGGCGGACGGGCTCGGGCTGAACGTCGTACCGGGCATTGGCACGCCGCACTACGGTTACATCGGGGCCGGCTTCGAGCGCAACGAGTGTGGGCTGGAAATTCTCGGCCCCGAAGGGCTGGACAAAGGCACCTGGAAGTGTTTGCTCGGTTATGGCGATGAGGCGCTCACGAAAGTGTCCGGCGCGATCGTAGACAACTCAGACACTACCCCTCCACTAGCGATCGTGGGGCGGGACGTGGCGGCAACAGCACAGAACGGCACAACCGCCTCGCTGCTGTGCAATGCCAACCAACCGATCGATTACTGCTGGTTCCGGGGACCGCAAGGCCAGTTCTACTCGCTCTCGGAGAGTCTCACGCACGGTGACGGTGCTCCCTACTGGTACAGTGGCATCGCGCTGTCGATGGGTGAGTGTGGCATTACGTTCGCCACACTGGTGGATGGGGAGCATGCAGGCCGGTGGCACTGTTACGTCGGCAATGGGCACGTTTCAGCGCTGGAAGTATCGGCCAGCTTTGAGGTGCGCATTTCGCCCAGCCAAATCATTTCGCCGGCGGGGGATTGGGTCGAGGCGGTGCTCGGGTTTCCCGCCCTGCTCGGCTGTGATTCGATTCCCCGTGGTACACCGCTACAGTACTGTCGGTTCGTGACGCCGGCCGGGGAAGCGTTTAGCTTGAATGAAAACGTGACGAACGAACGGCCAGTGTTGGGCCGGTTCTACTCCAACCCGAACCACAATCTAGCCAAAGGGTCCTGCTCGCTCGTGATTGCCGCGGTGCGGGAGGAAGATTTCGGTCAGTGGATCTGTGCCGGGAAGATTGAGGGTCATCCGGTCGAACACATTTATGGCGTTTTGTTGCACAACCGGGACTATGGTGGACCGTCGGGAGGGGAGGATGAGGATCCGACGGCCACGGGCGACGGCACACTTTCGGCGGCATCGATCAGTGGGATGGTTGTTGGGGCGGTGGCCGTCGTTGGTGGTGCGGTGGCCGTTGGCTACTGGCAGTTCCGGAAGCGGCTCCATCGGCAGACGGTCGCCGCGAACGAGGAAATTCAAATGCGGTCGATGGAAGAGCGGCCGAGAATAAGCGTGTTAAGCACGAGCATTAGcgagggcagcagcagcagcaacaccaacagccAGACAGCTTTGTAG
- the LOC1276574 gene encoding uncharacterized protein LOC1276574, which yields MSQVVFDERTKIWHGSPVAPLYNPAQGLGELLHRLLARTPTRIAQISADTGRSLTYQQLHLGCIRFAQSLTGSCGLARGDLVTLVARNGDQLAAIVFGCFMAAIPVNTLDPTFRAEDYEHMLRTVPPKAVICDGELVPVLKQALEAVAIAPQLIVIGKRVNGYPTVDDFLLPTGLEECFVPQHVEDPVRELAIVLCSSGTTGLPKGVCLSHAICIAHTANLWRATDCDRVLCFSSLYWVSGLGVLLNATTAGATRIITRQSFSARLLIDLVEQYRITTLFMPPVQALALLGEGTIGMADFSSVRLVLCGGGAVSGELKSSFEKYLPRRRAKFIVGYGLSEIGGGCFATAGAYKAGAVGTPNAGMEAKVVDEQGNCLAAGEEGELLVRAKLVFLEYYGNASETAQMLDREGWLHTGDIARYDEEGMFFVVDRRKDIIKYGGYQVSPSELEAKIMALFAGSVLMVCVTGIPVPGNDLPVALAVQQREGTVLEGQDIVDGLAEVVADFKRLRGGVFFVDELPMTPSGKVVRRRCKEMAIALYEEREQQRKEGGSP from the exons ATGTCGCAAGTGGTGTTTGACGAGCGGACGAAAATTTGGCACGGCTCACCCGTAGCGCCACTGTACAACCCGGCCCAAGGGCTCGGGGAGCTGCTGCACCGTCTGCTGGCGCGCACCCCGACCCGGATCGCTCAAATCAGTGCCGATACGGGCCGTTCGCTCACGTACCAGCAGCTGCACCTTGGCTGCATCCGGTTCGCCCAATCGTTGACCGGGAGCTGTGGCCTGGCGCGCGGTGATCTCGTCACACTGGTCGCCCGCAACGGCGACCAGTTGGCGGCGATCGTGTTCGGTTGTTTTATGGCCGCCATTCCGGTCAATACGCTCGATCCTACCTTTCGGGCGGAAGATTACGAGCACATGCTGCGTACGGTCCCACCGAAAGCGGTCATTTGCGATGGTGAGCTGGTGCCGGTGCTGAAGCAAGCGCTCGAAGCGGTTGCCATTGCGCCGCAGCTGATTGTGATTGGCAAGCGCGTGAATGGGTACCCGACGGTGGATGACTTTCTGCTGCCGACCGGGCTGGAGGAGTGTTTCGT TCCCCAACACGTGGAAGACCCTGTCCGCGAGCTTGCCATCGTACTGTGCTCATCCGGCACGACCGGCCTCCCCAAGGGTGTCTGCCTTTCGCACGCCATCTGCATCGCGCACACCGCCAACCTGTGGCGAGCGACCGACTGCGACCGAGTGCTATGCTTCAGCTCGCTCTACTGGGTGTCGGGGCTGGGCGTACTGCTCAACGCAACCACCGCCGGGGCGACGCGCATCATCACGCGCCAAAGCTTCTCCGCCCGGCTGCTGATCGATCTGGTGGAGCAGTACCGCATCACGACCCTGTTCATGCCGCCGGTACAAGCGTTGGCGCTGCTCGGGGAGGGCACGATCGGGATGGCCGACTTTTCCAGCGTGCGGCTGGTGctgtgcggtggtggtgccgtgTCCGGTGAGCTGAAAAGCTCGTTCGAAAAGTATCTCCCACGGCGGCGGGCAAAGTTTATCGTCGGCTACGGGCTGTCGGAAATCGGTGGCGGATGCTTCGCGACCGCCGGAGCGTACAAAGCGGGTGCGGTCGGGACGCCGAACGCTGGCATGGAGGCGAAGGTAGTGGATGAACAGGGCAATTGCCTGGCGGCCGGGGAGGAAGGTGAACTGTTGGTTAGGGCAAAGTTGGTGTTTCTCGAGTACTACGGGAACGCATCGGAAACGGCGCAAATGCTCGACCGGGAGGGTTGGCTTCATACGGGCGACATTGCGCGGTACGATGAGGAGGGGATGTTTTTTGTGGTCGACCGCCGCAAGGACATCATCAAGTACGGTGGGTATCAGGTCTCACCGAGCGAGCTGGAGGCGAAGATTATGGCACTGTTTGCGGGCAGCGTGCTGATGGTGTGCGTTACCGGGATTCCAGTGCCGGGGAACGATCTGCCGGTAGCGCTCGCGGTGCAGCAGCGGGAGGGGACGGTCCTGGAGGGACAGGACATTGTCGACGGGTTGGCGGAAGTGGTGGCCGATTTTAAACGGCTTCGTGGGGGAGTGTTTTTTGTCGACGAGTTGCCGATGACACCGTCCGGGAAGGTTGTGCGTCGTCGGTGCAAGGAGATGGCGATAGCACTGTACGAGGAGAGGGAGCAGCAGCGGAAAGAAGGAGGGAGCCCTTAA
- the LOC1276572 gene encoding G protein alpha i subunit gives MGCAVSRDKEAIERSKNIDRALRADGERAASEVKLLLLGAGESGKSTIVKQMKIIHETGYSQEECEQYRPVVYSNTIQSLMAIIRAMGQLRIDFADPSKTDIARQFFTYASATEEGELTPELVALMKKLWTDPGVQQCFARSREYQLNDSAAYYLNSLDRISQPAYIPTQQDVLRTRVKTTGIVETHFSFKSIHFKMFDVGGQRSERKKWIHCFEGVTAIIFCVALSGYDLVLAEDEEMNRMIESMKLFDSICNSKWFVETSIILFLNKKDLFEEKIVRSPLTICFPEYTGSNTYEEASSYIRMKFENLNRRKDQKEIYTHLTCATDTSNIQFVFDAVSDVIIKNNLKDCGLF, from the exons atggGTTGTGCAGTGAGTAGAGATAAGGAAGCCATCGAGCGGTCGAAAAACATTGACCGTGCCCTACGTGCCGACGGAGAGCGGGCGGCCAGCGaggtgaagctgctgctgctag gtgCGGGCGAATCGGGCAAATCGACCATCGTAAAACAGATGAAGATCATCCACGAGACGGGCTACTCACAGGAGGAGTGCGAACAGTACCGGCCGGTCGTGTACAGCAACACCATACAGAGCCTGATGGCGATCATCCGGGCGATGGGCCAGCTGCGGATCGACTTTGCCGACCCGAGCAAAACGGACATTGCGCGCCAGTTCTTCACGTACGCGTCGGCCACCGAGGAGGGCGAGCTGACGCCCGAGCTCGTCGCGCTGATGAAGAAGCTGTGGACGGACCCGGGCGTGCAGCAGTGCTTTGCGCGTTCGCGCGAGTATCAGCTCAACGATTCGGCCGCCTACTATCTGAACTCGCTCGATCGCATCTCGCAGCCGGCGTACATCCCGACGCAGCAGGACGTGCTGCGGACGCGCGTCAAGACGACCGGCATCGTCGAGACGCACTTTAGCTTTAAGTCGATACATTTCAA AATGTTTGATGTCGGCGGTCAGCGATCGGAGCGAAAGAAGTGGATACACTGCTTCGAAGGTGTCACGGCCATCATCTTCTGTGTCGCACTCTCGG gatACGATCTAGTGCTGGCCGAGGACGAGGAAATGAATCGCATGATCGAATCGATGAAGCTGTTCGACTCGATATGCAACTCCAAGTGGTTCGTCGAAACGTCCATCATCCTGTTCCTCAACAAGAAGGATCTGTTCGAGGAGAAGATCGTCCGATCGCCGCTGACAATCTGCTTCCCAGAGTATACCG GTTCCAACACGTACGAGGAAGCGTCCAGCTACATCCGGATGAAGTTCGAAAACCTCAACAGACGAAAAGATCAGAAGGAAATCTACACCCACCTAACGTGCGCCACCGACACCAGCAACATTCAGTTCGTGTTCGACGCCGTCTCGGATGTGATCATCAAGAATAATCTTAAGGACTGTGGGCTGTTCTAA